CACCGCCGTGCGGCTCCAACCGGGCGCGGCACGGCCACGACCCGGGAACAGGTGAGGACGAATGGCGGACGCCGTGGGCTCCATTGATACGCCTGATGCCCAGGATGAGGCGCCGGAGTCCAAGAAGACCCGTAAGGGCGGCAAGCGGGCCAAGAAGGGCCCGCTGAAGCGCCTCGCGCTCTTCTACCGGCAGATCGTCGCAGAACTCCGCAAGGTCGTCTGGCCGTCGCGGAACCAGCTGTCGACGTATACGACCGTGGTGATCGTCTTCGTCCTCGTCATGATCGGTCTGGTGACCGTGATTGACTATGGGCTCAACCACGCCGCCAAGTACGTATTCGGCTGAGCACAGAGCGAAGGGCGCCGAGGTTACCGGCGCCCCTTTTCGCATGTTCCACCCCAAGTATCCAGGAAGAAGCAGCCACCGTGTCTGACCAGAACCTGAACGACGCCGTCGAGCCGGACGAGACCGTGTCCGTGGAGGACGAGCTCGACATCGTCGAGGGCGCGGACGAGGACCTGGACGAGGTCGAGGCTGCCGATGCCGAGGCCGGCGAGCCCGCCGAGGAAGCCGCCATGCACGCCGAGGACGAGTCCGAGGAAGAGTCCGGCGGTGACGTCGAGTTCGCCGAGGAAGAGTCCGGCGGTGACGTCGAGGCCGCCGAGTCCGTCGAGGACGAAGAAGAGGCCGAGGAAGAGCCGGCCGAGCCGGTCGACCCCGTCGCCGCGCTGCGCGAGGAACTGCGCACCCTGCCCGGCGAGTGGTACGTCATCCACACCTACGCCGGTTACGAGAACCGCGTGAAGACCAACCTCGAACAGCGTGCCGTCTCGCTGAACGTCGAGGACTTCATCTTCCAGGCCGAGGTGCCGCAGGAAGAAGTCGCGCAGA
This is a stretch of genomic DNA from Streptomyces sp. NBC_00285. It encodes these proteins:
- the secE gene encoding preprotein translocase subunit SecE, which gives rise to MADAVGSIDTPDAQDEAPESKKTRKGGKRAKKGPLKRLALFYRQIVAELRKVVWPSRNQLSTYTTVVIVFVLVMIGLVTVIDYGLNHAAKYVFG
- the nusG gene encoding transcription termination/antitermination protein NusG: MSDQNLNDAVEPDETVSVEDELDIVEGADEDLDEVEAADAEAGEPAEEAAMHAEDESEEESGGDVEFAEEESGGDVEAAESVEDEEEAEEEPAEPVDPVAALREELRTLPGEWYVIHTYAGYENRVKTNLEQRAVSLNVEDFIFQAEVPQEEVAQIKNGERKTVRQNKLPGYVLVRMDLTNESWGVVRNTPGVTGFVGNAYDPYPLTLDEIVKMLAPEAEEKAAREAAEAEGKPVPQRKLEVQVLDFEVGDSVTVTDGPFATLQATINEINADSKKVKGLVEIFGRETPVELSFDQIQKN